The DNA segment TCTGGAAATATTTCTGTTAGACAGCCGTCCATGGAGTTTGGGCAACTTCATCAGTATTTACCATCTAGAGATCCAACTTGGTGGGAGCTACGCTTTTTGCAAGGATGGTTATTGGGTCAAAGCCAAGCTGGTGTTCCATCAACACTTCCTCTTAATGGCAGTGGTCGTGAATATCCAGCCCATCATACAGGTTCCTCAACATCTTATCAATCTAGTCACACTATGGAGGCTGCAACAGCTACCTTACCAGTGCCTGCTGGCACTGGCATAGCTGGGGTTTCTGGTAGATCTGACTTACAAAATCAGATTCCACGCCCCCGCTTATCTGGGGAGAGTATAACCCCCAATGAAACACCACATGATGGAACTGATACTCAGCCTATATTTAACAGAATCCAGTCTGAAATTGCAACAACACTGGCTGCTGCTGCAGCTGAGTTACCTTGTACTGTAAAGCTCAGGGTGTGGTCACATGATATTGAACACCCTTGTGCCCCACTCAATGCAGAAAGATGCCGTTTGACTATTCCTCATGCTGTCCTATGTAGGTAAGTtgaaagctatttttttttcaatttattgTCTCTTATTCCTCAAAATATAAGTCCAATCTAGTGTCTGTGTTGATATGAAAAAGTAGATCACATGTCATGCTTTCATACTGTTTACTCTTGAGATGTCATCCAGGTTCTTTTGAGTAATGGCTTTTATTTGTTACTGCATCTCTTCATAATTTGAATACAATTTTATCAATCGCATCAAGGTTTTGTCCTTTCATAATGTTTACTTTGTCAGCTCTGGGATGCAATTGTTTTTGCAGTGAAATGGGTGCTCATTTTTCTCCTTGTGGAAGATATTTAGCTGCCTGTGTTGCTTGCATGCTTCCTAATATGGAAGCTGATCCTGGACTACAAACAGTAGTTCAACAGGATACTGGTGCAGCAACTTCACCTACTCGACATCCAATCTCGGCTCACCAAGTTATGTATGAGCTTCGCATATATTCCCTGGAGGAGGCAACGTAAATTCCTGGACAGCTCGTATAATATATTCATCGTGTTATTGTTTTTGACCTGGATGGTGGTTcaacttttaataaattaattttcctaATTCAGGTTTGGTTCAGTGCTTGTATCGCGGGCAATTAGAGCTGCCCACTGCTTGACTTCAATCCAGGTCAGTGTCTTATTGGTAGATAAGAGTAATTTATATCgtatcctttttttttatgtgtcATGACATGACACCTTTCTTTATAGTCATATAAACCAGTTGGCGTTTTCTGTTGTGTGTTCACCAGTATAGCTCATCTATTTACTGTATCATGCAATTTCTATTTCGCGCCTCTTTCTGCATTCTATTTCTGAATGTCTGCTAAAATTAGTCTCTCCTCCATTTCCCTTGGCAATTTCATTGGTCTATTTAATTTAGTGTGCGAGGAGAGATCCTGTTACTATATATTTGTAAGTGCTAATTCTAGTGCATTTTGCCAAATTGATGTGGGCTTTCACTGATTCTTCTTGTGAATGCCtgttattttatttgatttgctCTATGATTTCCCTGTAAATTTTGTTGTTATATTGTGGATTCTACTTTATTTATCAGACAAGGAATTTTACTTTTGCAGTTCTCACCGACTTCTGAACACATATTACTTGCTTACGGTCGACGCCATGGATCTCTCCTGAAAAGCATTGTTATTGATGGGGAAACAACATCTCCTATTTATACAGTTCTTGAGGTGTGGACTCTTTCTTGCCCTACaaattttgttttataaaaCTCAATTAGGACTTCATATTTCGTAAATGTGTCGCACAACACAAGAATCAAGAATACTTCTCAACATCTTATCCAGTTTGGCATTTTTCCATGATAGACCCTTTCCCTTCTCTAATCCTCCATTTCATTGCTCAGGTTTACAGAGTTTCTGATATGGAACTTGTCAGAGTTCTCCCTAGTGCAGAGGATGAGGTCAATGTTGCTTGCTTTCATCCTTTTGCTGGGGGTGGTCTTGTTTATGGAACCAAGGTGTGTGCATTCTcagaataattttatttttgccGATCTTGATCCTTTAACTGCTAACCATGCATAGGTCCTTTTCTTTTGATTGCAGGAAGGGAAACTTAGGGTCCTCCAGTTTAATGGCTCACATGGTGTAAGTTGTACTGGATCAAATCATTCTCCGGATGATAATTTTGCTGAGGTATAATAGTGTAAAGGTTGCTTAACATTTATTAACAACACATTCACTATTCAAGAATGAAAATATTGCATGGGAAAGTAGTTATTATATCAAGCAAGAAGGAAAGAAGTTTTAATATCATGAGAAAACCTTTATATTGCATGTTTTCAGCAAGGAAACTATATACTGCAAGATTCATTATATAACAGAAAacaccttaaaaaaaaaatcttatcttCGGTTGAATATTAGTTGAAACCGTTTGGCAAATGCTTGATGGGTGAAAGGTAGAATATTCCCATCCAAGCGAAGAGGGAGTTGCTTAAAAAGTACATCTTTAAGAAAGATTTTACTGGATAGGGAGGTGTACAAGGGTTTGAAAGCCTAATGTTTTTCTTGCTTCAATTACCGTCTAATTGGAAAGGCTGTCTGGTGTAAATTGTAATTAAGTTAATCGAAACGGAAACATGTCTGCTGTATTTGCTGAATTTTAGTTAATATTGGTTGCAGGTACAAACATATGCCCTAGAAGGTTGAGAAGAGACCCTGTACCACATTTGAATGTGTAAACCATGATAGATTTGGAAGGTAGATTTTATTATAGCATTGGATTCATTATATGTATAATGCAGAATCGGATGATCCGATCCAGGTATGAGAAATGGGATTGATTAGTTGATTGGTTTTTTTGTAGAGCAGATCTCATCAATggaagaaatagaaattaaCAAATGGTGTGATAAATGTTCCTAACAATCAAAATCCCTCTGatatatagaagaagaagaagaccacCACCAGAATACCTGTTCTGAGACTAACTTTTGGGCTCTTTCACCCATCCATCCGGTGGAAAATTTCTGTAATTGTATTCTAATATGTcgtgctgaaatgtaaaaatataATGTACTAATtcaagtttattttattttattttatacacGTTATGTATCTTGGTTTCTTTAAGTAATTCCTTTGCCTTTGAAGATTAAAAAATGCTACCAGAAGACGCTTTCTGATTTCAAAACCGTACAGGATATACTGAACCATTTGTATAagattttaacattttttttcttctcaaaTATTATGGTAAGAAATTATTAGCAATTTAACATTTTTAGGTTAGATaagtttaattaatattttattagtaacatcTATTAAAAGTAATTTATAAACAAGATCAAGATATCCaacttatttctttttttaagaaaacAAACTCATTAAAACATGTGCTTTGATATTATTGCAAGAATAGATATTATTAGCTTTATCTTAAATCCCACAGTTTTAGAAAAAGTATTTACATATATTGAATATACTATGTCTGATTAGTAATTGAGGAAGTGAATTTGATCGGTCACTATTAGATCTAGTTTTCTCAATTTGATCGGGTCACTGTTAGATCTAATTTGATGTAGTATCTTAAGGCGGAAGGTTTGAAGATAAATATCTCAAGTATTGGAGAATTGACATGGTATATTCCTATCCCCACTCCAGTTGCATTATTTATGGCTCTGCCTTACGATTTTGACATCTTTAGTTATTGTCTTTGATGCCCTTACCCTAAGGACAAGAATGTTCTTGGAACGACTGGTACTTTTTGAGGGCATTATTGTCTTTTACTACTGGTTTTGTCTCCATTCATTGATAAAACAAAGACAGGTATCAAGACCAAGTGCTTCTTttctaactttattttttttatcatatgaGATTATAACAAATTGATGAGTTTGACCAGTCAAAGGGAACATTAAAAGCTTAATTTAAGAagcatcaaataaaaaaaaattagctttGAATATGACATGCATTGACTGTCTGTTTTTCTTTGACTAGGAGATACCATTACTTTACTCCTACTATATTCCCAAATCaatacattaattaattaaagataattaatgaaaaaaaattcattttttattaattgtaaTATTACTTCACTCCCAATAAATTCTACTAAATCAATAGattaattaatgaaaaaaattcattttaatCGTACTATTTTATACTTAAATActatatgataaaagaaattgacaacaataaataaaagaaaaatctgaaattaattaagagataatgtaataaaattttaaacaatgaaatatatagGTTTCACTGTGATAATAAAGAAGAAGGGGAAGGTTGAGAAGAAGTAGACTCAAATTTGTAGTATTTATCAACGGCAACAGAAACATCCCAAGTGCAACTAATTCCTTTAGGAATAGTAACAAGATCTCCAGCACCAAATTCAACAAATTCATCTGTTGATCCTTTTGGGTATGCTTTTACTTTCCCTTTCAACAAGTAGCATGTCTCTTCTGCATCAAATTTCAACTGGTATTTCCCCGGAGAACAACCCCACCTTCACCCAACAAATAAAAACCACAACTTTAGCATAAAAATCACAACTTTAGAATGAAAATCAAAACTTTATAGCATAAAAACCAAAACCCAGATGAAATTATAGAGAAAACTCACTTGGGCCAGCACTTGATGTTTAAATCATTGAGTCTAGATTCTGATGGGTTTTTTTCGACTGTGATTCTGAGGTTTCCATCCAtatttgtgaagaagaagaagaaataatgTTATGAAAGTGAGGGAGGGAGGATAAGATGGTAGTAAAGTAATATATAGGGGGGAGGAAAAGGAAGAGTTTGGATTTAATATGAATATGTAATATTATTGCATATTTGACTCAATGCTATATAAGTTAAACCGACCACGCTTCTATTCATTTCATCattaatgttttcttttttaatttaaaacatgatttttatgtttttgtgtgttttatttaatttatgttaAAAAACCCATAAGTCAAGGACCGACTTATGTGAAATCCGGAAAATAACTTTTAGATGTTTTCATTTATTAATTGTTTTAGGTACAAGGTAATAAaataattctatttttttttttttgaaattatcaATTTGGGTtttacgtacaaaatagcaatAATATAAGTTTAACGTTTGGAAAATGGTACTACTAATTTAGGCCTTGATAACGGAACACCTCATTCATATTCTCCCATTAAGTTTTATCAATTGTATTTGGAGAGAGAAATTAGAACCCAAAAGAACAATATGAATGACATGTCACGTTCcattatcgagacctaaattgatattctTTTTTAAACGCTAAACTCATATTCGTACTATTTTGTACATGcggtctaaattgatatttctccaaaaaccatagacttattttggtatcttatcctaatattttaaagaaaagctAGACTAGAGTCTTGTATATTTTCTAACTTCTATGTTTACCAACATATAACAAAAtgtttaatttgatattttgataGAGTTAGAAAGACATGGACCGACATTCATCATTTGAGGATCGGCGATGGGGGTCCCACTTCTGACATGGTAAGATTATCTGATCATGTAATTGAGTATTTCTCTAATATCTACGAGAACATATTGATCTTTCTccaattaatgaggtaattccCAACTTAGTAACTTCTTTGGAAAATGGGGAATTAATTTCTAAACCTTCTATTGAAGCTATTAAAGACACATTCTTTTCCATGGATCCTGACAGTGCCCCTGGccctgatggttttgggggaactttctatcatttcttttgggatattgtagggaaggatgtttgcaatatggttcaggctttctttgatcatggttgcatcctgtctggtttaaactctagtattatggctctaattcctaaagttgctgaagctgatagaattgagaattttcgtccaattgtgatgagtaactttagtttcaaaatcatctcaaaaattcTTGCAGATCGCCTTGCAGTTATTGCAGCAAGGGATTGTCTCTCCCAACCAGTATGGTTTCCTTAAAAgtagaagcattcatcagtgcACTGCCTTAGCTTCCGAGGgagttaatatgcttgacaGAAAACGTTTTGGTGGACACATGGCCtaaaaaattgatattcgtaaggcttttgatattttagattggaacttcctcttggctgtgttggattcctttggtttttctctcactttcaggGATTAGATCTTAAATATTCTGACATCTGCTcgtatttctgtgatgattaatggttctccaaagggttacttttcttgttctagaggggttagaaaaggggaccccctctctcctcttctgtttgacattgctgaggattttttctctcgttggcttGCTAAGATGCTAAGGGAGGGTACTTATTCTCCTATGTATTATTCTGGAGGAAATTCTTTTCCctctaatctttttttttttttgctgatgacatgcttatttttggagtggcatcctTGAGCAAATTGAATGCACTCAAGGATTTCTTCCTGCTCTATGGACATATCTCCGGTCAACAGGTTAGTTGGGACAAATCTGCtatcttttttggttctcaggtGAGTCCTCCGAGGAGGGTTCGTCTTGCTCACTGTCTTAGCATCCGTTTGGAGTCTCTCCCTTTCagttacttaggagtccctctatttaaaggagCTTTAAGGGCTCATCATCTCAGCAGCATTGCAgataaatttctctctcaatttagcaagtgaaaatgtagctctctctcct comes from the Euphorbia lathyris chromosome 5, ddEupLath1.1, whole genome shotgun sequence genome and includes:
- the LOC136230246 gene encoding uncharacterized protein; translated protein: MDGNLRITVEKNPSESRLNDLNIKCWPKWGCSPGKYQLKFDAEETCYLLKGKVKAYPKGSTDEFVEFGAGDLVTIPKGISCTWDVSVAVDKYYKFESTSSQPSPSSLLSQ